The DNA sequence TCCGGATCGGCTTCGTCGGTCAGGCCGTCGTGCAGGCGGCGGTCGGGGTCGGGTTGGCGCCGGTCGACGATCCGACGAAGCCGAACGTCACCGTGCTGTTGGGTGCGATCGTGCCGTTGTAGTTGGCGTTGCGCACGGTCACCTCCTGGCCGTTGGTGGTGACCACGCCGTTCCACAGGCTGCTCACGGTCTGGCCCTGGGCGAGGGTCCACTTGACGGTCCAGCCGCTCAGCGCGGTGGTGCCGTTGTTGCGGACGGTGATTTCGCCCTGGTAGCCGCCGGGCCACTGGCCGACCGCGCGGTAGGTGGCGGTGCAGCCGGAGCCGTTGTTGCCGGTGGTGGTCGTGGTGGTGGTCGTGGTCGTGGTGCCGCCGAGGGCTTCGTAGACGGCCCAGTACGAAGGCTTCTTGGCGAAGTTCTCGTCGTAGATGAGAGCGGCGCCCTCACCGGGGAAGACCGAGGGGATCCAGGAGTAGCCGTCGGAGAAGTCCCAGACCGTGATGCCGACGCACCGGGTCACGGCGAGGCAGGCGTTGGTGACGGCGCGGTAGTCGGCCGCCTGCTGGGCGTCCTTGGCCGCGTCACGGGGCGTGCGCATGCGGATGTCGAGCTCGGTGATGGCGACGTCCACGCCGAGGTCGGCGAAGCGCTTGATGTTCTGCTGCAGGCTGCCGGGGACCTGGCCGAGGATGAGGTGGGCTTGCAGGCCGACGCCGTCGATGGGGATCCCCCGCTGCTTGAACGACTTCACCAGGTTGTACACGGCGTCGCTCTTGGCGCCGATGCCTTCGATGTTGTAGTCGTTGTAGTAGAGCTTGGCGTTCGGGTCGGCGGCGCGGGCGGCTTTGAACGCCTCGGCGATGTAGCCGTCCCCGATCTTCTGCTGGAACACCGACTGGCGGCGGGTGCCGTCCTCCTCGAACGCCTCGTTGACCACGTCCCAGTGCACGACCTCGCCCTTGTAGTGGCCGGCGACGTTGGCGATGTGGTTGCGCATCACGCCGAGCAGCTCACCGGCGGGCACGCTGTTGATCCAGTCGGGGAGCTGGTTGTGCCACACCAGGGTGTGCCCGCGCACGATCTGGTCGTGCGCCTGGGCGAAGGCGACGATCCGGTCGGCCTGGGTGTAGTCGAACTGCCCGCGGCTGGGTTCGGTGTACATCCACTTCTGGGTGTTGCCGACGGTGATCTGGTTGAACTCGCTGCCCAGCACCGCCGTGTAGGGGGCGTTGGTCAGCGTCGGGTTGTCCGTGGCGGATCCGAAGTAGCGGCCCTTGGCGGCGGCGAGCTGTCCCAGGGTGGGCTCGGCGGCCGCCGAGGAGGGTGCGGCGACCGCCATGCCGACGGCGAGCGTGCCGACGACGGCGGCGGTGGCCGCGGCGAGGACGCGGCGTGCGCGGCCTGCTGGTGCTGACATGTGTCTTCTCCTGACATCGGTGTCGGGACCGGCCGCGCGGGCGGGCCGGGGCAGGTGGCCCGCCCGTGCGGCCGAAGGGGGCGGAGGGGAGGTACCGCGCCCGCTGGTGGCCCCGGTCGGGCGCATGTTCCCGACCGGGGCCGTGATCGGCGTCGTGGTGCCGACCAGGTCTGTGGTGGCCCGCCGTCGACGGGCTGGTGGTCGATCCGGTCGATCAACGCCGCGCAGGAGGTGAACAGCGGCGGGGACGGATCGGACCCGGCGAACGGCGGGGAGCGGTCGTTGGGCGTCGACGGTCACTTGCCGATGGAGGTCTTGGTGTTGCGCACCGCGTCGTCCCAGGCGGCGGAGCTGCACGGCGGTGTCTCCAGTGTGGGACGGAAGGTGCGGTGTCGGCGGTCCTCGGACCCTCGTAGTCCTAAACTTTCGAAACAAGTTCCGAATGTTAACGCCGACGACAGTAAATGCCGCCCCAGTGGCCGTCAAGGCACCGACCGCAGCGCCACCGAAACAGTCGGAGCGGTGCCACTAGACTCCGGCCATGACCTCGACCAGACGCTCGCCGTCCGACGCCGCCGGACGCGGGGGTGCGACCATCGCCCGCATCGCCGAGCTGGCGGGCGTGTCCACCGCCACGGTGTCCAAGGTCGTCAACGGGCGCGCGGAGGTCGCACCGGACACCCGCGCCCTGGTCGAGGCGGTGATCCGGGAACACGGGTACCGCAGGCAGAAGAAGGCCACCCGCGCGACCCTGGTGGAGCTGGTGCTGCACGAGCTCGAAGGCGCCTACGCCATGGAGATCATCAAGGGCGTGGAGCGCGTGGCCGGCGAGAACGAGCTGGCCGTGGTGCTCACCGAGCTGCACGGCCGGCACACCCCCGGGCGCACCTGGATCGACGGCGTGCTGGCCCGCAAACCGGCCGGGGTGATCACCGTGTTCTCCGCGCCCACCCCCGCCCAGCAGGAGCAGCTGGCCAGCCGCGAGATCCCGTTCGTGCTGGTCGACCCCACGAGCGACCCCGGCCACGAGTACCCGTCGGTCGGCACGAGCAACTGGACCGGTGGCCTGTCCGCCACCCGCCACCTGCTCGACCTCGGCCACCGGCGCATCGCCGCGATCACCGGCCCGCCCCACGCGCTGTCCAGCCGCGCCCGCCTCGACGGCTACCGGGCCGCCCTCGACGCCGCCGAGGTCCCCGTCGACCCCGCGCTCATCCGCGTCGGCGACTTCAACGTCGTCGACGGCCTCATCCACGGGCGCGACCTGCTACGACTGGACCAACCACCCACCGCGATCTTCGCCTTCAACGACGCCCAGGCCCTCGGCGTCTACCAGGCCGCCCACGAAGCCGGCCTGCGCATCCCGCACGACCTCAGCGTCGTCGGGTTCGACGACCTGCCACCCGCCCAGTGGGCCATCCCCGCGCTCACCACCGTCCGCCAACCCCTCAGCGACATGGCCGCCGCCGCCACCGACATGATCGTCACCCTCGCGCAGGGCGACGCCCTGCCCCAGCACCGCCTGATCCACTCCACCGAGCTCGTCGTCCGCGCGAGCACGACCACACCGCAGCCGCGACAGCACACCACCACTACGTGAACGTTCGGGTTCCCGTCCGAAACTTAACGGCGCGGGTGAGGCCCAGCACCGTCGGCCGGAGTCGGGTCACGCCGTGGGGTCGCCGCTTCGTGGTTGAGCGCGCCGGAGCGGAACACCGCCAGTTCCACACCGTCGAACCCCGCCGCCCGGACGACCTCGGCCAGCGCGGTCCCGATCTCCGGCCGGTCGGCCAGGTGCGGGTCGAGCTCGACCCTCCCGGTGTCACCCAGGTCGCGCACCCGCAGGTCCCGGGTCGGTGTGCCGGCGGCCGCGAGCCACTCCCGGACGGCGAGCTCGGCGCGTTCCACCCGGGCCAGGCGGGCGGGGGTGATCGCGATGCCGTAGCGCACCCGGCTCGCCAGGCACGGCATCGCCGGTTTGTCCCAGGTGGACAGGTCCCAGAAGCGGCTCACGGCGCGGACGTCGGTTTTGGTCATGCCGAGGTCGCGCAAGGGGGTCCGCACGCCGATCTCGTCGCCGGCGCGGATGCCCGGCCGGAACGGGTCGTGCGCGTCGTCGGCGTTGACCCCGGTGGCGACCGTGCTCACGCCGTGGTCGCGGGCGACGGCGGTGATGGTGTCGAGCACGGTGGACTTGCAGAAGTAGCACCGGTCCCGGCCGTTCGCCGCGTACGAGGGGTCGTCCAGCTCGGCGGTCGCGGGCGTGAGGTGCCGGACGCCGAGGCGGTCGGCGAACGCGACGGCGTGGGCGAGCTCCGCGGCGGCCAGGCTGGCGGAGTCGGCGGTGACGGCGAGCACCGCGTCGGGTCCCAGGGCGCGTGCGGCGGCGGCGAGCACGAGCGCGGAGTCGGCGCCGCCGGAGAACGCCACGGCCACGGGGCCGATGTCGGTCAGGTGCGCCACGAGTCGCGCGGCGGCCGTGCGGCTGTCCATCAGTGCTCCTCGGGGCTTTCCGCGGCCAGGGCGAGCACCGTGCGCAGCGGCACGCCGGTCCGCCGGGCGACGGTGACGGCGTCGTCGTACTCCGGCTTGCCGTGGTGCGGTCCGTGCTTGCGGCGTACCGGCAGGCCGTGGACGTGCACCGTGTCGGTGGTCCGGGGCAGGGCGGTGCGCCGCACGCCGGTCCGCCGCACGCCGAGGGTGCCGGTCTCGACCAGCATCAGCCGTTCGACGCCTTCGGCGGCCTCCGGAGCCACCAGGGCGTGCAGCACGTGGCCCGGTCTGCCCTTCTTCATCACGGCAGGGGTGATCCAACTGTCCAGCGCGCCGGAGTCCAGCAGGAGGGCGACGAGGTAGCCGAGGACTTCCCCGGTGACGTCGTCGAGGTTGGTCTCCAGCACCACCAGGTCGCGCACGACCGGCTCCCGGTCGCCGAGCCGGACCACCGCGACGTTCGGCCGGTCGGGCAGCGTCCTGGTGCCCACGCCGTAACCGGTGGCCGTCATGCGCATCTCCGGCGCGGGACCGTAGTCCGCACCGATCGCGAGCAGCAGCGCCGCGGCGGTCGGCGTCACGGTCTCGCCCGGCAGGGTCGTGCCGACGACGCGCGCGCCCCGCAGCAGCGCCGAGGTGGCCGGGGCCGGGCAGGGCAGCACGCCGTGCGCCGTGCGGACCGACCCGGCGCCGATCGGCAACGCTTCGCAGTGCACGGTCCGCACGTCCAGGGCGCGCAGCGCGGCGGCCACGCCGACGATGTCCACGAGGGTGTCGTGACCGCCCAGTTCGTGCAGGTGGACGTCGTCGGGCCGGTGGCCGTGCACTCGCCCTTCGACCTCGGCGATGGCGCGCAGGGCGGCCACCGCGGTGTCGGCCACCGCCCGGTCGCGCACCCGGCCCGCCAGGGCGATCAGCTCGCCCGCCTTGCGGCTGGTGACGTGGTCGGACACCGACACGACGGCCCGGGAGCCGGTGAGCCCGTGGCTGAGCACCGACGTGACGGTGAGTTCCCAGCCGGTCAGCCCGGTGTCGGCGACGGCCGCCCGGACCGCGTCCAACGGCGCGCCGGCGTCGACCAGCGCGGCCAGCAGCATGTCACCGGCCAGCCCGGTGAACGGCGAGATCACGCACACCCGGCTCACGTCGTCCGCCCCGCCACGCGGGCGAGCCGGAACGCCGCCATGGCCGCGCCGAACCCCGAGTCGATGTTGACCACGGTGATGCCCGCCGCGCAGGAGGCGTGCATCGCCAGCAACGCGGTGATCCCGTCGAGACCGGCGCCGTAACCCGTGGAGGTCGGCACGGCGACCACCGGGCACGCCACCAGACCACCGATCGCGCTCGCCAACGCGCCCTCCATCCCCGCGACGACGATCACGGTGTCCGCGGCGCGCAACCGGTCCTGCTCGGCCAGCAACCGGTGCAGGCCCGCCACGCCGACGTCGGTGACGGTGGTGACGTCGAGGCCGGTGGCGGCGGCCACCGCGGCGGCCTCCCGCGCCACGGGCAGGTCGGCCGTCCCCGCCGCCGCCACGACCACGCCGAAGCCGGTGGACGGGGCCGGGCGCCACACGAGCAGGCGCGCCGCGCCGTCGTAGGACCCGTCGGGCACGGCGGCCAGCACCGACGCCGCCACGTCGCGGTCGACGCGGGTGGCCAGCACGGGGCCGTCGTTGTGCCGCAACAGGGTGCGCACGATCGCGATGACCTGCTCGGGGGTCTTCCCGCTGCCGTACACCACCTCGGGCAGGCCTTGCCGCGCCTCGCGTGCCACGTCGACCCTCGCGAACCCGAGATCGACCACCGCCGGCCCGGTCGTGCCCGGTCCCCGCGTGACGAGGTCGCTGCCCGCTTCGCGGAGCAGCGCGGAAGCCTTCCCCATCGCGGTGTCGAGGTCGCCCGCCCGCTCCAGCAGCGACCAGGCGGCGACCACGCCGAGGTCGCGCAGCCGTTCGGCGGTGAGCCCGACCGAGCCGGCGACCACCACGACCGGAACACCTCGTCGCCGTGCCGCCTCGGCCACCGCGAACGGGGCCTTGCCGCGCAGGCTCTGCTCGTCGAACCGGCCTTCACCGACCACGACGAGGGAGGCGTCTCGCAGCGCGTGCTCGACACCGATCTCGCGGAGGACGAAGTCGGCGCCGGACGTCCGCCGGGCGTTGAGTGCGGCCAGCGCCGCGAAACCGGTCCCGCCGGCCGCTCCCGCGCCGGGCTCCCCGCTGCGGTCCCGCCCGGTGGCCGCGGCCATCGCCGCGGCGAACCGGCGGAGCCCGCGCTCCAGCACGTCCACGTCACGGGGTGTCGCGCCCTTCTGCGGCGCGAACACCGCGGCGGCGCCGTCGGGCCCGGTCAGCGGGTTGTCCACGTCCGACGCCAAGGTCACCCGCGCGCGCGCCAACCTCGGGTCCAGGCGGGACAGGTCGACGTGCGCGGTGCCGGTCAGCGCGCCGCCGCCGGGGCCGACCGGCTGGTCCGAGGCTGTGGTGACGCGTGCGCCCAGAGCGCGCAGCAGGCCGGCTCCCCCGTCCGTGGTGGCGCTGCCGCCCACGGCGAGCACCAGGTCGCGGCAGCCGCGGTCGAGCGCGGCTCGGATCAGCTCACCGGTCCCGTAGGTGTCCGCGGTGAGCGGGGCCAACCAGCCGTCGGGGAGCACGTCCAGCCCGCTGGCCTGCGCCAACTCGACCACCGCCCGGTCACCCCGCACCGCGAACGCCGCCCGCACCGGCTCGCCCGTCGGACCCGTGACCTCGACGCACACCTCGTCGTAGCCCGCGCGCACCAGCGCGTCCACGGTGCCCTCGCCGCCGTCCGCGACGGGCATCGCCACCGCGTGGCCGCCCGCGTCGACCACCCCGTCGCTCACCGCCGCGCAGGCCTGCGCGGCGGTGAGCGAGCCCCGGAACTTGTCCAGGCACACCAGGACCGTCCCGTTCACCGGCGTACCCCGTCGACGTAGGGGATGGTCTGGGGACCTTCGGGCAGCACGCACAGCCGGGCGTCGGGACCGGCCGCCGCGAGCGCTTCGGCGACCGTCGCCGCGATGTCCGGGGTCTGCTCCAGGTGCGCGGTCGCCAGTTCGGCGGCGTCGAGGTGGGAGGTGTGCATGACGACCCGGCAGTCGGCTTGGATGCGCGCCTGGATCTGCACCTGCCACTGGTCGGGCACGGTCTCCCGCCGGGCGGAGATCTCCGCGAACAGCGCCGCCGGCGAGTCGGCCGAGGCCAGCACCTCCCGGTAGGACCCGTGGTCGGGGAACCCGTCGCGGCACTCGGCCGCGCACACGATCACCCCGCCCGGTTCGACCACCTGGTAGGCGGCCGACATGCCCTTCACCGACTGGTAGAGGTTCTGGTCCAGCGGATAGCCGGAGTTGGTGGTCACCACGACGTCGAACCGGTGCGGCACCGGTCGCATGGCCACCTCGCGCGCGGTGCGCACCGCCTCGGCGTGCATCGCCGGCAGGTCGCCCCCGAACGCGGCGACCACCTGCTTGTCCCGGTCCAGCACGACGTCGAACCCGAACGTCACACCCGTGGCGTGCGCGATGGCGCGCACGTCGTCGTGCACCGGGTTGCCCTCGACGATCCCCCACGTCGCCCGCGGATCGCCGATCCGACGCGCGTCGTGCAGCACCAGCACCGTCTCCAGCGCGGCCAACCCGGGCGCGACCAGCTTCGGCCCGCCAGAGAACCCGGCGAAGAAGTGCGGCTCCACGAACCCGGTCGTGATGCGCACGTCCGCGGCGACCCACTCGCTGTTCAACCACACCGGC is a window from the Saccharothrix saharensis genome containing:
- the larB gene encoding nickel pincer cofactor biosynthesis protein LarB codes for the protein MNGTVLVCLDKFRGSLTAAQACAAVSDGVVDAGGHAVAMPVADGGEGTVDALVRAGYDEVCVEVTGPTGEPVRAAFAVRGDRAVVELAQASGLDVLPDGWLAPLTADTYGTGELIRAALDRGCRDLVLAVGGSATTDGGAGLLRALGARVTTASDQPVGPGGGALTGTAHVDLSRLDPRLARARVTLASDVDNPLTGPDGAAAVFAPQKGATPRDVDVLERGLRRFAAAMAAATGRDRSGEPGAGAAGGTGFAALAALNARRTSGADFVLREIGVEHALRDASLVVVGEGRFDEQSLRGKAPFAVAEAARRRGVPVVVVAGSVGLTAERLRDLGVVAAWSLLERAGDLDTAMGKASALLREAGSDLVTRGPGTTGPAVVDLGFARVDVAREARQGLPEVVYGSGKTPEQVIAIVRTLLRHNDGPVLATRVDRDVAASVLAAVPDGSYDGAARLLVWRPAPSTGFGVVVAAAGTADLPVAREAAAVAAATGLDVTTVTDVGVAGLHRLLAEQDRLRAADTVIVVAGMEGALASAIGGLVACPVVAVPTSTGYGAGLDGITALLAMHASCAAGITVVNIDSGFGAAMAAFRLARVAGRTT
- the larA gene encoding nickel-dependent lactate racemase; protein product: MRTVRLAYGETGLDLRVDPAVTTVVTPRHYRAAGPPRDVLRRALRAPVAGPPLRERVRRGQTVAISACDGTRPQPRELMIPAILEELDGLVDLDDVVVLVATGTHRGNTEAELRRMFGDEVVDSVRIVNHDARDRSGLTWLGEFGAGVPVWLNSEWVAADVRITTGFVEPHFFAGFSGGPKLVAPGLAALETVLVLHDARRIGDPRATWGIVEGNPVHDDVRAIAHATGVTFGFDVVLDRDKQVVAAFGGDLPAMHAEAVRTAREVAMRPVPHRFDVVVTTNSGYPLDQNLYQSVKGMSAAYQVVEPGGVIVCAAECRDGFPDHGSYREVLASADSPAALFAEISARRETVPDQWQVQIQARIQADCRVVMHTSHLDAAELATAHLEQTPDIAATVAEALAAAGPDARLCVLPEGPQTIPYVDGVRR
- the larC gene encoding nickel pincer cofactor biosynthesis protein LarC codes for the protein MSRVCVISPFTGLAGDMLLAALVDAGAPLDAVRAAVADTGLTGWELTVTSVLSHGLTGSRAVVSVSDHVTSRKAGELIALAGRVRDRAVADTAVAALRAIAEVEGRVHGHRPDDVHLHELGGHDTLVDIVGVAAALRALDVRTVHCEALPIGAGSVRTAHGVLPCPAPATSALLRGARVVGTTLPGETVTPTAAALLLAIGADYGPAPEMRMTATGYGVGTRTLPDRPNVAVVRLGDREPVVRDLVVLETNLDDVTGEVLGYLVALLLDSGALDSWITPAVMKKGRPGHVLHALVAPEAAEGVERLMLVETGTLGVRRTGVRRTALPRTTDTVHVHGLPVRRKHGPHHGKPEYDDAVTVARRTGVPLRTVLALAAESPEEH
- a CDS encoding endo-1,4-beta-xylanase, whose translation is MSAPAGRARRVLAAATAAVVGTLAVGMAVAAPSSAAAEPTLGQLAAAKGRYFGSATDNPTLTNAPYTAVLGSEFNQITVGNTQKWMYTEPSRGQFDYTQADRIVAFAQAHDQIVRGHTLVWHNQLPDWINSVPAGELLGVMRNHIANVAGHYKGEVVHWDVVNEAFEEDGTRRQSVFQQKIGDGYIAEAFKAARAADPNAKLYYNDYNIEGIGAKSDAVYNLVKSFKQRGIPIDGVGLQAHLILGQVPGSLQQNIKRFADLGVDVAITELDIRMRTPRDAAKDAQQAADYRAVTNACLAVTRCVGITVWDFSDGYSWIPSVFPGEGAALIYDENFAKKPSYWAVYEALGGTTTTTTTTTTTGNNGSGCTATYRAVGQWPGGYQGEITVRNNGTTALSGWTVKWTLAQGQTVSSLWNGVVTTNGQEVTVRNANYNGTIAPNSTVTFGFVGSSTGANPTPTAACTTA
- the larE gene encoding ATP-dependent sacrificial sulfur transferase LarE codes for the protein MDSRTAAARLVAHLTDIGPVAVAFSGGADSALVLAAAARALGPDAVLAVTADSASLAAAELAHAVAFADRLGVRHLTPATAELDDPSYAANGRDRCYFCKSTVLDTITAVARDHGVSTVATGVNADDAHDPFRPGIRAGDEIGVRTPLRDLGMTKTDVRAVSRFWDLSTWDKPAMPCLASRVRYGIAITPARLARVERAELAVREWLAAAGTPTRDLRVRDLGDTGRVELDPHLADRPEIGTALAEVVRAAGFDGVELAVFRSGALNHEAATPRRDPTPADGAGPHPRR
- a CDS encoding LacI family DNA-binding transcriptional regulator, translated to MTSTRRSPSDAAGRGGATIARIAELAGVSTATVSKVVNGRAEVAPDTRALVEAVIREHGYRRQKKATRATLVELVLHELEGAYAMEIIKGVERVAGENELAVVLTELHGRHTPGRTWIDGVLARKPAGVITVFSAPTPAQQEQLASREIPFVLVDPTSDPGHEYPSVGTSNWTGGLSATRHLLDLGHRRIAAITGPPHALSSRARLDGYRAALDAAEVPVDPALIRVGDFNVVDGLIHGRDLLRLDQPPTAIFAFNDAQALGVYQAAHEAGLRIPHDLSVVGFDDLPPAQWAIPALTTVRQPLSDMAAAATDMIVTLAQGDALPQHRLIHSTELVVRASTTTPQPRQHTTTT